Proteins encoded together in one Aminipila butyrica window:
- a CDS encoding DUF362 domain-containing protein: MKKSTVYFTSMKTELGVSLLTKLDKLIRKAGMDSMDLKEKYTAIKIHFGEPGNLAYLRPNYAKVLVDLIKQQGGKPFLTDCNTLYVGGRKNALDHIESAYLNGFSPFSTGCHVIIADGLKGTDEMLVPVEGGEFVKEAKIGRAVMDADVFISLNHFKGHESTGFGGAIKNIGMGCGSRAGKMEQHSAGTPMIRQKVCIGCGKCIAVCAHDAITIEDRKAYLNEDKCVGCGRCIGVCPTDAIATKWDESKDILNKKMAEYTWAVLHGRPHFHVSLVVDVSPNCDCHSENDIPIVPNIGMFASFDPVALDKACADAVNGQMPVKGSILEDQIHHHGDCSCDHQEDAQQPTDHFQMTHPDTNWEVCLAHCEKMGLGSMDYDLVTVK, encoded by the coding sequence ATGAAAAAATCAACCGTATATTTCACCAGCATGAAGACCGAGCTAGGTGTGAGCCTGCTGACGAAATTAGATAAATTAATCCGCAAGGCAGGGATGGACTCCATGGATTTGAAAGAGAAATACACTGCTATCAAAATCCACTTTGGAGAGCCGGGAAACCTGGCCTACCTGAGACCGAACTATGCCAAAGTGCTGGTGGATTTAATCAAGCAGCAAGGAGGAAAGCCGTTTTTAACAGATTGCAATACTTTGTATGTGGGTGGCAGAAAAAATGCCTTAGACCACATAGAGTCTGCTTACCTCAACGGGTTTTCACCCTTTTCCACCGGCTGCCATGTCATCATCGCCGACGGACTGAAAGGCACCGACGAGATGTTAGTGCCTGTAGAGGGCGGTGAATTCGTCAAAGAAGCTAAAATTGGACGGGCAGTTATGGATGCGGATGTATTTATTTCCTTAAATCACTTTAAAGGACACGAGTCTACAGGCTTTGGTGGCGCGATTAAAAACATCGGTATGGGCTGCGGGTCTCGGGCCGGAAAGATGGAGCAGCACAGTGCCGGAACACCGATGATTCGTCAGAAAGTCTGTATCGGCTGTGGGAAGTGTATAGCCGTATGCGCTCATGATGCCATCACCATTGAAGACCGAAAGGCCTACCTGAACGAAGATAAATGTGTCGGCTGCGGCAGGTGCATTGGAGTCTGTCCAACGGATGCTATCGCCACCAAATGGGATGAGTCTAAAGATATTTTAAACAAAAAAATGGCGGAATACACCTGGGCCGTTCTACATGGTCGTCCGCATTTCCACGTATCGCTAGTGGTAGATGTATCCCCTAACTGTGACTGTCATTCGGAAAATGATATCCCAATCGTGCCGAACATCGGTATGTTTGCTTCCTTTGATCCCGTAGCTCTGGACAAGGCCTGTGCGGATGCGGTCAACGGACAGATGCCGGTAAAGGGCAGTATCCTGGAAGACCAGATTCATCACCACGGGGATTGCAGCTGCGACCATCAGGAAGACGCGCAGCAGCCAACAGACCATTTTCAGATGACACATCCGGATACGAATTGGGAGGTCTGCCTTGCTCACTGTGAAAAGATGGGATTAGGCAGCATGGATTACGATCTGGTTACCGTAAAATAG
- a CDS encoding acetyl-CoA C-acetyltransferase, with translation MREVVIVSAARTPLGSYGGSLKDVKTSTLGAIAIKGAIERAGIKPEQIDEVVMGCVLQGGLGQNITRQMAIEAGIPVEVPAMTLNKVCGSGLRAVSLAAQMIKAGDADIVVAGGAENMSATAYAMPAARWGARMNNTKMVDMLVNDGLWDAFNDYHMGITAENIGEQWNLTREELDEFAATSQQRAEAAIKAGKFKDEIVPVSIPQRKGEPKIFDTDEFPKFGTTAEGIAKLKPAFKKDGIVTAANASGINDAGAAVIVMSKEKADELGLKPLCTIKSYASAGVDPTIMGIGPVPATKKALEKAGMKVEDLELIEANEAFAAQSVAVRKDLGLNPEIVNVNGGAIAIGHPIGASGTRILISLIYEMAKRDAKTGLATLCIGGGQGTALIVER, from the coding sequence ATGAGAGAAGTAGTAATTGTAAGTGCAGCTAGAACACCGCTTGGCAGCTATGGCGGTTCCTTAAAGGATGTTAAAACATCAACTTTAGGAGCTATCGCAATTAAGGGTGCAATTGAAAGAGCTGGAATCAAGCCGGAACAGATTGACGAAGTTGTTATGGGTTGCGTACTTCAGGGTGGTTTAGGACAAAACATAACAAGACAGATGGCGATTGAAGCAGGGATTCCGGTTGAAGTGCCTGCAATGACATTAAATAAGGTCTGCGGTTCAGGCCTTAGAGCAGTTTCTTTGGCAGCACAGATGATTAAAGCAGGCGATGCAGACATCGTTGTTGCTGGTGGTGCTGAAAACATGTCAGCAACAGCTTATGCCATGCCGGCAGCAAGATGGGGCGCTAGAATGAACAACACTAAGATGGTGGATATGCTGGTTAATGACGGTCTTTGGGATGCATTTAACGATTACCATATGGGTATTACTGCTGAAAACATTGGTGAGCAGTGGAACCTTACAAGAGAAGAACTAGATGAGTTTGCAGCTACTTCACAGCAGAGAGCTGAAGCGGCTATCAAGGCAGGCAAGTTTAAGGATGAAATCGTTCCAGTGTCCATTCCTCAGAGAAAGGGCGAACCAAAGATCTTTGATACAGATGAATTCCCTAAGTTTGGAACTACTGCTGAAGGCATTGCTAAATTAAAGCCTGCTTTCAAGAAGGATGGTATCGTAACAGCTGCTAATGCTTCTGGTATCAATGATGCAGGTGCTGCCGTAATCGTTATGTCCAAGGAAAAGGCAGACGAACTGGGTCTTAAGCCGCTTTGCACTATTAAGTCCTACGCTTCTGCCGGTGTAGATCCAACTATCATGGGTATCGGACCGGTTCCTGCAACAAAGAAAGCTTTAGAAAAGGCTGGCATGAAGGTTGAAGATCTTGAACTGATTGAAGCAAACGAAGCTTTTGCTGCACAGTCCGTAGCAGTAAGAAAAGATCTTGGACTGAATCCTGAAATCGTTAATGTAAATGGCGGAGCAATTGCTATCGGTCATCCAATTGGCGCTTCTGGAACAAGAATCCTGATCTCCCTGATTTACGAAATGGCTAAGAGAGATGCTAAGACTGGTCTGGCAACTCTTTGCATCGGCGGCGGACAGGGTACAGCGCTTATCGTTGAAAGATAA
- a CDS encoding DUF2156 domain-containing protein, whose translation MSIFKNEITIESKAVLEPYLFSYEYRTSGLSFSSLYMWRDQNEFSWEIIGDYMVIAGLSHLEIDKHEYFLFPPLTKTGTYEPESLRKTLEETRRRFKEKDSTFTIRLLPAHMREVIAEACPGTEFIPDRPNYDYLYLKQDLIDLKGRTYHAKKNHLNYFLNNYQYEYVPLTPDMLDTVMVFLEEFNARKNIAPHEMNWLLMETNAMRDVVMNLNKLDYIAGAIVIDGKVEAFSIGGRLGEETVTVHVEKANSQIRGLYPAINNEFCKHLDDSVVYVNREEDMGIENLRKAKLSYKPVELVEKYIVCFKDWV comes from the coding sequence ATGAGCATTTTTAAAAACGAAATAACGATAGAAAGTAAAGCAGTTCTGGAGCCCTATTTATTCTCTTATGAGTACCGGACTTCTGGACTGTCATTTTCGTCACTCTATATGTGGCGGGACCAAAATGAGTTTTCATGGGAGATCATAGGGGATTATATGGTTATCGCCGGATTAAGTCATCTGGAGATTGACAAACACGAATATTTCCTGTTTCCACCACTGACCAAGACTGGTACGTACGAACCGGAGAGCCTTAGAAAGACCTTGGAGGAGACCAGAAGACGGTTTAAGGAAAAAGACTCCACTTTTACCATCCGTCTGCTTCCCGCTCACATGCGAGAGGTCATTGCAGAGGCCTGCCCTGGGACAGAGTTTATTCCCGACCGGCCTAATTATGATTACTTGTATTTGAAGCAGGATTTAATTGACCTAAAAGGTCGGACCTATCATGCCAAGAAGAACCATTTGAATTATTTTCTCAATAATTATCAGTATGAGTACGTGCCGCTGACGCCGGACATGTTAGATACAGTCATGGTGTTCCTGGAGGAGTTCAACGCGCGGAAGAATATCGCTCCTCATGAGATGAACTGGCTGCTGATGGAGACCAACGCCATGCGAGATGTGGTGATGAATCTAAACAAGCTGGATTATATAGCGGGAGCTATTGTTATAGATGGCAAGGTGGAGGCTTTCAGCATTGGCGGACGGTTGGGAGAAGAGACGGTAACGGTTCACGTAGAGAAGGCTAACAGCCAGATTCGTGGCCTATATCCAGCCATCAACAATGAGTTTTGTAAGCACTTGGACGATTCAGTAGTGTATGTGAACCGAGAAGAGGACATGGGCATTGAGAATTTGCGGAAAGCGAAGCTTTCCTATAAGCCGGTGGAACTGGTGGAGAAGTATATTGTATGCTTTAAAGATTGGGTTTAA
- the surE gene encoding 5'/3'-nucleotidase SurE — MNILVSNDDGIQAKGISELVKALSKVADVYVCAPHVERSAAGHSITIRQGLEATEVPYKNAQLAYEISGTPADCVKLGVLLLRNRGIDVDMVFSGINHGGNLGTDIHYSGTVSAAIEGCICGIPSVAVSIHGTVPVNGYEPKHFDVAAELAVQAMLKSFGKLDDKTVLNINVPDVPKKKLKGVKVTTLGTRVYEGWFHQQEVEDTGACQYWYSGKPVKCQDLTEEYDVMAIQNGYASITPLHYDFTNYKLVEEVKSWGIE, encoded by the coding sequence ATGAATATTTTAGTGTCTAACGACGATGGAATACAGGCAAAAGGAATCTCTGAACTAGTAAAAGCTTTGTCAAAAGTAGCCGATGTGTACGTGTGTGCTCCCCACGTAGAGCGCAGTGCCGCTGGCCACAGCATTACCATAAGGCAGGGGTTGGAAGCTACAGAGGTTCCTTATAAAAATGCGCAGCTGGCCTATGAAATAAGTGGTACACCGGCGGATTGTGTAAAATTGGGTGTTTTACTTTTAAGAAATCGGGGTATAGATGTAGATATGGTTTTCTCCGGTATTAACCACGGAGGAAATCTGGGGACAGATATCCACTACTCGGGAACCGTATCTGCCGCTATCGAAGGCTGCATCTGCGGGATTCCCTCAGTGGCTGTTTCGATTCATGGCACAGTTCCGGTCAATGGATATGAACCGAAGCACTTTGATGTGGCCGCCGAGTTAGCAGTACAGGCGATGTTGAAGTCCTTTGGTAAGCTGGATGACAAAACGGTATTGAATATCAATGTACCGGACGTACCCAAGAAGAAGTTAAAAGGTGTGAAGGTTACAACCCTGGGCACCCGGGTATATGAGGGCTGGTTTCATCAGCAGGAAGTGGAAGATACGGGTGCATGCCAGTATTGGTACAGCGGGAAACCTGTGAAATGCCAGGACCTGACGGAGGAATATGACGTGATGGCGATACAAAATGGTTACGCATCCATCACACCGCTTCACTATGATTTTACTAACTATAAATTGGTGGAGGAAGTGAAGAGCTGGGGCATTGAATGA
- a CDS encoding SAM-dependent methyltransferase, whose translation MKKKQELLMEFLSQFDEKPFAVEIDGETHVIGQPEPTFTVKINKPIEVKALMKSTSLALGEAYMRGDIEVKGDLYTALNNFLGQLGKFSTDTKALKKLMMTSSGKKNQQKEVAAHYDIGNDFYALWLDESMSYSCGYFKRKSETLYQAQINKIHHILEKLGLKEGMSLLDIGCGWGQLLIEAAKTYKVKGMGITLSQEQCKRFQERIEEEGVEEYLTVALMDYRDLPKSKKTFDRVVSVGMIEHVGRENYNLFLSSVDKVLKPTGLFLLHYISGMKEHPGDAWMRKYIFPGGMCPSLREIIDLCAEYNFYTLDVESLRRHYTETLLRWDANFNEHREEIEEKMGGEFARMWDLYLCACAATFNRGVIDLHQILISKGVNNDLPMTRWY comes from the coding sequence ATGAAAAAGAAACAAGAGTTACTTATGGAGTTTTTGAGCCAGTTTGATGAAAAACCCTTTGCCGTCGAAATAGATGGCGAAACTCATGTGATTGGCCAGCCTGAGCCAACCTTTACGGTGAAGATTAACAAGCCTATCGAGGTGAAAGCTTTGATGAAGAGCACCTCTTTAGCATTGGGAGAGGCGTACATGAGAGGGGATATTGAGGTCAAGGGAGACTTGTATACAGCTTTGAACAATTTCTTGGGCCAGCTAGGAAAATTCTCCACCGATACGAAGGCCTTAAAAAAGCTGATGATGACCTCCAGCGGGAAGAAAAACCAGCAAAAAGAGGTCGCTGCCCATTACGACATCGGCAATGATTTTTATGCCCTGTGGTTGGATGAAAGCATGAGCTATTCCTGCGGGTACTTCAAGCGAAAAAGCGAGACCTTGTACCAAGCACAGATAAATAAGATTCATCATATCTTGGAAAAACTTGGATTGAAGGAAGGTATGAGCTTGCTGGATATTGGCTGCGGCTGGGGACAGCTGCTCATTGAAGCTGCCAAGACATATAAGGTCAAGGGAATGGGAATAACCTTGAGCCAGGAGCAGTGCAAGCGGTTCCAGGAGCGAATTGAAGAGGAGGGCGTGGAGGAATATCTGACAGTAGCCCTGATGGATTACCGGGATCTGCCAAAATCAAAAAAGACCTTTGATCGAGTGGTCAGCGTGGGCATGATTGAGCACGTGGGAAGAGAGAACTACAATTTATTCCTGTCCAGCGTGGACAAAGTGTTAAAGCCGACCGGCTTATTTTTATTGCACTATATCAGTGGCATGAAAGAGCACCCGGGAGATGCATGGATGCGAAAATATATATTCCCAGGAGGTATGTGCCCAAGTCTGCGGGAGATTATTGACCTATGCGCAGAGTACAACTTCTACACGTTAGATGTGGAGAGCCTGCGGCGGCATTATACGGAGACCTTGCTGAGGTGGGATGCAAATTTCAATGAACACCGGGAAGAAATCGAAGAGAAGATGGGCGGAGAGTTTGCTCGTATGTGGGATTTGTACCTGTGTGCTTGTGCGGCAACTTTTAACAGAGGTGTCATCGACCTTCATCAGATATTAATCTCCAAAGGGGTAAATAACGATCTGCCGATGACTAGATGGTATTAA
- a CDS encoding sensor histidine kinase encodes MRTTIFKNFFFLSAAAILVTTLLISVVMYKGFYRDMRVEVEQEAKYIGAAVDLNGASYLQTIEDIRGDRVTLIASDGTVVFDNRQKPSLMENHLDRPEVAAALTQGSSEGVRMSETLGQQTFYHAIKLADGSILRVANTTSNVYTVAAINLVYVALICLVMLILIWLLAKGQTEAIVAPINRLDLENPLSNQVYDEFSPLLRKLEQQNRLIQETYNTLKRERDEFQSITQNMNEGLIVLNGQGEMLLVNKRAGAIFGKAATGHYLTLNRSAEFREVAEKALQGTPAESQLSQGGRIYHLLAAPSAAGQGSDGQPEGAVVLALDVTEKEETDHLRREFSGNVSHELKTPLTSILGYAEIMKAGIVPQADMPDFAAKIYSEAKRMIALVEDILKLSKLDEGLGEEAHGPVDLQEVCKGVMNRLEAAAEAAQVSLEFDGTEGSQPVYVMGSLPMLDELVFNLCENAIKYNKRPGQVKVTLTAEPVCLTVADTGIGIAREHQERVFERFYRVDKSHSKMTGGTGLGLSIVKHVVKRHGAALELESQQGKGTTIRVCF; translated from the coding sequence ATGAGAACAACCATATTTAAAAATTTTTTCTTCCTGTCTGCTGCCGCTATTCTCGTGACGACCCTGCTGATTTCGGTGGTGATGTATAAGGGATTTTACCGAGATATGCGGGTCGAAGTAGAGCAAGAGGCTAAATACATTGGGGCTGCTGTGGACCTGAACGGAGCTAGTTATTTGCAGACTATTGAGGATATTCGCGGCGATCGGGTCACTTTGATTGCTTCCGATGGCACGGTGGTCTTTGACAATCGGCAGAAGCCGTCTCTCATGGAGAATCACTTAGATCGGCCGGAAGTAGCTGCTGCCTTGACCCAAGGCAGCAGTGAAGGGGTGCGCATGTCGGAAACCTTAGGGCAGCAGACCTTTTACCACGCGATAAAGCTGGCAGATGGCAGTATCCTGCGAGTGGCTAACACCACTTCTAACGTGTATACGGTGGCGGCAATCAATCTAGTTTATGTGGCCCTCATCTGTCTGGTGATGCTGATTCTTATCTGGCTTCTGGCCAAGGGGCAGACAGAAGCCATTGTAGCTCCTATCAATCGGCTGGATTTAGAGAATCCCCTATCCAATCAAGTCTACGACGAATTCTCACCGTTGTTGAGAAAATTAGAACAACAGAACCGACTCATTCAGGAGACTTACAACACCTTGAAGAGGGAGCGAGATGAGTTCCAGTCTATTACCCAAAATATGAATGAAGGGCTTATCGTGCTCAACGGTCAGGGAGAAATGCTTTTAGTCAATAAGCGAGCCGGAGCGATTTTCGGCAAAGCGGCGACGGGGCACTACTTAACCCTGAATCGGAGTGCTGAATTTCGGGAAGTAGCAGAAAAGGCCCTGCAAGGCACCCCAGCCGAAAGTCAGTTGAGCCAAGGCGGGCGGATTTATCACCTATTGGCAGCCCCTTCCGCTGCAGGACAGGGCTCAGATGGTCAGCCGGAAGGAGCGGTGGTCCTCGCATTGGACGTCACAGAAAAAGAGGAGACCGATCATCTGCGCCGAGAGTTTTCAGGCAACGTGTCTCATGAGTTAAAGACACCGTTGACCTCGATTTTGGGTTATGCGGAAATCATGAAGGCGGGGATCGTGCCTCAGGCAGATATGCCGGATTTTGCTGCAAAGATATATAGCGAAGCCAAACGGATGATTGCCTTGGTAGAGGATATCTTAAAATTATCCAAGCTGGATGAAGGGTTGGGTGAAGAGGCCCACGGACCGGTGGATCTGCAAGAGGTGTGCAAGGGTGTGATGAATCGACTAGAGGCTGCGGCAGAGGCGGCACAGGTATCTTTGGAGTTTGACGGAACGGAAGGCAGCCAGCCGGTTTATGTAATGGGCTCTCTGCCGATGCTGGATGAATTGGTGTTCAACCTGTGTGAGAATGCGATTAAGTATAATAAGAGGCCGGGTCAAGTCAAAGTAACTCTGACAGCAGAACCGGTATGCTTGACAGTGGCGGATACGGGCATCGGCATTGCCAGAGAGCATCAGGAACGAGTATTTGAACGATTTTATCGGGTAGATAAGAGCCATTCCAAGATGACGGGCGGCACTGGATTGGGGCTTTCCATCGTAAAGCACGTGGTAAAGCGTCACGGAGCAGCCTTAGAACTAGAAAGTCAGCAAGGGAAAGGAACCACTATTCGAGTATGCTTTTAA
- a CDS encoding winged helix-turn-helix domain-containing protein produces the protein MIFCVEDDSSIRELIVYTLKNTGFQAEGFVDSAEFFPALSQQTPELILLDIMLPGMDGIEILKRIKGSKATKDIPVILLTAKGTEYDKVIGLDSGADDYVTKPFGMMELISRIKAVLRRAQPREQSNQLSCGDIQLQADKHLVTAGGQEVQLTLKEFEMLRYLMENRSLVLSRDVLLERIWGYDFDGETRTVDVHVRTLRQKLGKSGQLIETVRGVGYLIKEQ, from the coding sequence ATGATATTTTGTGTGGAGGATGACAGCAGCATACGGGAATTAATTGTATACACCTTAAAGAACACCGGGTTTCAGGCGGAAGGGTTTGTGGACAGCGCCGAGTTTTTTCCAGCGCTGTCTCAGCAGACGCCGGAATTGATTTTGCTGGATATTATGCTTCCGGGGATGGATGGAATCGAAATTCTCAAACGAATCAAAGGCAGTAAAGCGACCAAAGACATTCCAGTGATTCTACTGACGGCTAAGGGGACGGAATATGATAAAGTCATCGGGCTAGATAGCGGTGCGGACGATTATGTGACCAAGCCTTTTGGTATGATGGAGCTCATCTCTCGGATTAAGGCTGTCTTACGCCGTGCGCAGCCACGGGAGCAGAGCAATCAACTGAGCTGCGGAGACATTCAGCTTCAAGCCGACAAGCACTTGGTAACAGCCGGGGGTCAAGAGGTTCAACTGACTTTAAAAGAATTTGAAATGCTCCGTTATCTGATGGAGAATCGCAGTTTAGTTCTTTCCAGAGATGTTTTACTGGAGCGCATCTGGGGTTATGATTTTGACGGAGAGACTCGCACCGTAGACGTTCATGTACGAACGCTGCGGCAAAAGCTGGGTAAAAGCGGACAGCTGATTGAAACCGTCCGGGGAGTGGGATATTTGATTAAAGAACAGTGA
- the phoU gene encoding phosphate signaling complex protein PhoU, which translates to MRNRFDTQLTLLNKEIIEMGALCETTINAAVKALIEKDRALAKQTIEAEKQIDQKEKDIEALCLKLLLQQQPVARDLRLISAALKMITDMERIGDQAADIADIVLVADLTLPTDFQDIKLMAEATIKMVTESVEAFVQRDLVLAREVIAYDDVVDDLFDVVKDDVIQLIGDMPKADKEIRNQMSLDVIDILMIAKYFERIGDHATNIAEWVEFSITGTHTEQEE; encoded by the coding sequence GTGCGAAATAGATTTGACACGCAGCTGACGTTATTAAATAAAGAAATCATTGAAATGGGAGCTTTATGTGAGACCACCATCAATGCTGCGGTAAAGGCACTGATTGAAAAGGATAGGGCATTGGCCAAGCAGACCATTGAGGCGGAGAAACAGATTGATCAAAAGGAAAAGGATATCGAAGCCCTGTGTTTGAAGCTGCTGTTGCAGCAGCAGCCTGTAGCTCGAGATTTACGGTTGATTTCTGCCGCCTTGAAGATGATTACTGATATGGAACGAATCGGGGATCAGGCAGCAGATATTGCAGACATCGTGCTGGTAGCTGACTTGACCCTGCCCACAGACTTTCAGGATATTAAGCTGATGGCGGAGGCCACTATCAAAATGGTGACAGAGAGTGTGGAAGCCTTCGTTCAGCGGGATTTGGTACTGGCTCGGGAAGTCATTGCTTATGACGATGTGGTAGATGATCTGTTTGACGTAGTCAAAGACGACGTCATTCAACTTATTGGTGATATGCCTAAGGCTGATAAGGAGATACGCAATCAGATGAGTTTAGATGTAATCGATATTCTGATGATTGCCAAATATTTTGAGCGAATCGGCGACCACGCCACCAATATCGCTGAGTGGGTGGAGTTTTCTATAACCGGTACTCATACGGAGCAAGAGGAGTAA
- the pstB gene encoding phosphate ABC transporter ATP-binding protein PstB, giving the protein MDKIKVKDLDLYYGDFKALKDVNLTLPEKEITAFIGPSGCGKSTLLKSLNRMNDLVEGCRITGEVLLDEQDIYGSMDINLLRKRVGMVFQKPNPFPMSIFDNVAFGPRTHGIKSGGRLAELVEKSLRDAAIWDEVKDRLKKSALGLSGGQQQRLCIARALAVEPEVLLMDEPTSALDPISTSKIEDLALELKKDYTIIMVTHNMQQAARISDKTAFFLLGEVVEFGDTEELFAVPKNKKTEDYITGRFG; this is encoded by the coding sequence ATGGATAAAATAAAAGTAAAAGATTTGGACCTGTATTATGGCGATTTTAAGGCCCTAAAAGATGTCAATCTGACACTTCCGGAAAAGGAGATTACGGCCTTTATCGGGCCTAGTGGCTGTGGAAAATCCACCTTGCTGAAGTCTCTGAATCGAATGAATGATTTGGTAGAGGGTTGCCGCATAACCGGAGAGGTGCTGCTGGATGAACAGGATATCTACGGCAGTATGGACATCAATCTCCTGCGGAAGCGAGTAGGAATGGTGTTTCAAAAGCCCAATCCTTTTCCCATGAGCATTTTTGATAATGTGGCCTTTGGTCCAAGAACCCATGGGATTAAGTCTGGAGGCAGGCTGGCCGAATTGGTAGAAAAATCACTGCGGGATGCAGCTATTTGGGATGAAGTCAAGGATCGGCTCAAGAAGAGTGCTTTAGGCTTGTCTGGAGGGCAGCAACAGCGGCTTTGCATCGCCAGGGCTTTGGCGGTAGAACCAGAAGTGCTGCTGATGGATGAACCAACCTCTGCTTTAGACCCCATATCCACCTCCAAGATTGAAGATTTGGCCCTAGAATTGAAAAAGGATTATACAATCATCATGGTAACCCATAACATGCAGCAGGCTGCTCGAATTTCCGATAAAACGGCCTTTTTCCTTCTGGGTGAAGTGGTGGAATTCGGCGACACAGAGGAGCTGTTTGCTGTTCCGAAGAACAAAAAGACAGAAGATTATATCACCGGAAGATTTGGCTGA
- the pstA gene encoding phosphate ABC transporter permease PstA, giving the protein MEAIKQFSSSSPDKEAINKVSNREKMKAYLRNPLSFGLFLLVIGAGILTFGVLICLVGYILLKGIPHLDPGLFALNYNTENVSLMPALINTVIMTFFSLLIAAPLGIFSAIFLVEYAKRGNKFVNIIRLTAETLAGIPSIVYGLFGLLFFVTALGWGYSILAGAFTLAIMILPLIMRTTEEALKSVPDSFREGSFGLGAGKLRTVFVIVLPTAVPGILAGVILGTGRIVGETAALIYTAGTVADIPESLLSSGRTLAVHMYALSSEGLYMNQSYATAVVLLVIVIAINTLSGFIAKRITAR; this is encoded by the coding sequence ATGGAGGCAATTAAACAGTTCTCATCGTCGAGTCCTGACAAGGAAGCCATCAATAAGGTCAGCAACAGAGAAAAGATGAAAGCGTATCTGAGAAATCCCCTGTCCTTCGGCTTGTTTCTCTTAGTTATAGGGGCAGGAATCCTCACCTTTGGTGTGCTCATCTGTCTAGTGGGTTATATTCTGCTGAAAGGTATTCCCCACTTAGATCCCGGTCTCTTTGCTCTAAACTATAATACGGAAAACGTATCCCTGATGCCAGCGCTAATAAATACCGTGATCATGACCTTTTTCTCCTTGTTGATTGCTGCGCCCCTGGGGATATTTTCTGCTATTTTTCTGGTTGAATATGCTAAGCGGGGAAATAAATTTGTTAATATAATTCGACTTACGGCAGAGACTTTGGCCGGGATTCCTTCTATTGTGTATGGCTTGTTCGGCTTGTTGTTCTTTGTAACAGCGCTGGGCTGGGGATATTCTATTTTAGCAGGAGCGTTCACTTTAGCTATCATGATCTTGCCTCTGATTATGCGTACCACGGAGGAAGCCTTGAAGTCGGTACCGGATTCCTTTAGGGAAGGCAGTTTTGGCCTAGGCGCAGGAAAGCTGCGGACGGTATTCGTCATCGTGCTCCCAACGGCAGTACCCGGCATTTTGGCTGGAGTCATCTTGGGTACTGGGCGAATTGTAGGAGAGACAGCGGCGCTAATTTATACCGCTGGAACGGTGGCTGATATTCCTGAAAGTCTTTTGAGTTCAGGCCGAACTCTGGCCGTACACATGTACGCCCTATCCAGTGAAGGCCTGTACATGAATCAGTCCTATGCCACCGCAGTAGTGTTGTTAGTCATCGTCATTGCCATCAACACCCTATCTGGATTCATTGCTAAGCGTATTACTGCCCGTTGA